The following proteins are encoded in a genomic region of Reichenbachiella sp.:
- the gndA gene encoding NADP-dependent phosphogluconate dehydrogenase, which yields MKEEKNRIVFIMGVSGVGKSTIGNLLSEALDIPFFDGDDYHPKENILKMSNGQALNDKDRQGWLETLNDLAKRELQGQGAIIACSALKASYREILNRQIQKDVHWAFLNGSFEEIKKRIRGREGHFMSVDLLQSQFDSLEVPEHAIDVDISLTPKKIVEVISNQLEKSVFGLFGLGVMGKSLARNLASRGFNISLFNRHVDGQEVDVAKNFKEEFSELSAAAPFDNVAAFVGSLQKPRKIMLMVNAGKIVDDVIEDLLPHLEDGDILIDGGNSNYNDTNARVEYLKSKNIKFVGTGVSGGEEGALKGPSIMPGCDPEAYQEVKPYLEAIAAKDANGLPCCAWIGKGGSGHFVKMVHNGIEYVEMQLLAEVFTILQGMGKTPDQIADILESWKATSNSYLLEITIDILRKKEGDDWLVNKIMDKAGNKGTGNWTAIASAQLGVPSTMITSALYARYISFYKEERMTANKNITPQSEKSLNFTAEELLEAYQFARLMNHYQGFKLILEASNSYNWELNLSELSRIWTNGCIIRSDLMVELVDLFKISDNLLVNEAIIQKLKKLKPSAKKVVAACVLGEMAIPNLSESINFLNSFTVAESSANLLQAQRDYFGAHTYQRKDDNSGKFYHTDWLND from the coding sequence GGCCCTAGACATTCCTTTTTTCGATGGGGACGATTATCATCCAAAAGAGAATATTCTGAAAATGTCCAATGGACAGGCATTGAACGATAAGGATAGACAGGGCTGGTTGGAGACATTGAATGATTTGGCTAAGCGAGAGCTGCAAGGTCAAGGGGCAATCATTGCTTGCTCAGCGTTAAAAGCCTCTTACCGTGAAATATTAAACAGACAAATTCAAAAGGATGTACATTGGGCCTTTCTGAATGGTTCATTCGAAGAAATAAAGAAGCGGATCAGGGGTAGAGAAGGACATTTTATGAGTGTCGACCTGTTGCAGTCTCAGTTTGATTCTTTAGAAGTACCTGAGCATGCCATCGATGTAGATATAAGTTTAACACCTAAAAAAATAGTAGAAGTGATTAGTAATCAGTTAGAAAAGTCAGTATTTGGCTTATTTGGACTAGGGGTCATGGGCAAGAGCCTCGCAAGAAACCTAGCGAGCAGAGGATTCAATATCTCCCTATTCAATAGACATGTGGACGGGCAAGAAGTGGACGTGGCTAAAAATTTTAAAGAGGAATTTTCCGAGTTGTCCGCTGCAGCTCCATTCGACAATGTGGCTGCGTTTGTAGGTTCACTCCAAAAACCACGAAAGATCATGCTCATGGTGAATGCCGGCAAGATTGTAGATGATGTCATAGAAGACCTTTTGCCGCATTTGGAAGATGGAGATATCTTGATCGATGGTGGAAACTCCAACTATAACGACACCAACGCACGCGTTGAATATTTAAAATCTAAGAACATCAAATTCGTCGGAACAGGAGTTTCTGGTGGCGAAGAAGGTGCACTCAAAGGACCTTCCATCATGCCTGGTTGTGACCCTGAAGCTTATCAGGAAGTGAAGCCGTACCTGGAGGCTATTGCCGCCAAGGATGCCAACGGATTGCCGTGCTGTGCTTGGATAGGAAAAGGAGGCAGCGGCCATTTTGTGAAAATGGTACACAATGGAATTGAATACGTGGAGATGCAGCTCTTGGCCGAAGTCTTTACCATTTTGCAAGGAATGGGTAAAACGCCAGATCAGATAGCCGATATTCTAGAATCTTGGAAAGCGACTAGCAACAGCTACTTGCTGGAAATCACGATTGATATTCTTCGCAAAAAAGAGGGAGACGACTGGCTAGTGAATAAAATTATGGACAAGGCCGGTAACAAGGGAACAGGCAACTGGACCGCCATAGCTTCTGCGCAGTTGGGTGTGCCTAGTACAATGATTACTTCCGCACTTTATGCTCGCTACATTTCTTTCTACAAAGAAGAGCGCATGACGGCCAATAAAAACATCACGCCGCAGAGCGAAAAGTCTTTAAACTTTACTGCGGAGGAATTATTGGAAGCTTATCAGTTTGCCAGATTGATGAATCATTATCAGGGATTTAAGCTTATCCTCGAAGCATCGAATAGTTACAACTGGGAACTGAACCTGAGCGAACTCTCAAGAATCTGGACCAATGGATGTATCATTCGCTCCGATCTCATGGTGGAATTGGTGGATTTATTTAAAATTTCAGATAACCTATTGGTTAATGAGGCGATCATTCAAAAGCTGAAAAAATTGAAGCCAAGTGCCAAAAAAGTGGTGGCAGCATGCGTGCTTGGCGAGATGGCAATACCTAACCTCAGCGAGTCGATCAACTTCCTAAATAGTTTTACAGTGGCTGAGTCGTCCGCCAATTTGCTGCAAGCGCAACGCGACTATTTTGGCGCACACACTTACCAAAGAAAAGACGACAATTCCGGAAAATTCTATCACACCGATTGGCTCAACGACTAA
- a CDS encoding Nramp family divalent metal transporter, which produces MTASDNNTSILKRILSVILGFGPGIFAIGYTIGTGSVTSMIVAGSQFGMQLLWVLFLSCLFSGVLMFAYGNYALITGETALYGFKKHFKYGKVMAILIIVGISFGQWNSLMGILGISSNIIYEILALNFEGLSAYQYEVVLGVAIVIIVTFYLLMLVGRYTFFEKILVVFVSFMAVSFIVSFCFVQPHGVDVIKGLIPTIPDVPGGKMLVAAFVGTTMAAATFLSRPLFVKGKGWTIKNLDQQKKDSITAAILIFVISRVIMAVAAGALFYDGRQVTKVIDMANTLEPVAGKWAVTIFFCGALSAGLSSIFPCLLIAPLLIADYQSGILDTNSTRFRVITAIACLVALIGPAFGANPIQIQILSQVFNVFVLPIVVLGIILMLSNKKVMKDYKTSLGVYVGIYAALFFSLVISYNGVAALLTYFE; this is translated from the coding sequence ATGACAGCATCAGACAATAATACGTCCATTTTAAAGCGAATCCTTTCTGTTATTCTAGGATTTGGTCCAGGGATATTTGCCATTGGGTATACCATCGGTACGGGCAGTGTCACTTCCATGATTGTGGCAGGGAGCCAATTCGGCATGCAATTGTTGTGGGTGCTTTTTTTGAGTTGTTTGTTTTCTGGCGTTTTGATGTTTGCCTATGGAAACTATGCACTGATCACTGGCGAAACGGCCCTGTATGGTTTCAAGAAACATTTCAAATATGGCAAGGTCATGGCCATATTAATCATTGTTGGCATTTCTTTCGGTCAATGGAACTCGTTGATGGGGATATTGGGGATCTCCTCCAATATCATATATGAAATTCTCGCACTCAATTTCGAAGGGCTGTCGGCCTACCAATACGAAGTTGTTTTAGGCGTCGCTATTGTTATTATCGTTACGTTTTATTTGTTGATGTTGGTTGGTCGATACACCTTCTTCGAAAAGATTTTGGTCGTGTTTGTCTCTTTTATGGCGGTTTCGTTTATCGTCTCTTTTTGTTTTGTTCAACCTCATGGTGTGGATGTGATCAAGGGTTTGATCCCGACGATTCCAGATGTGCCGGGTGGCAAGATGCTGGTGGCCGCCTTTGTAGGCACGACCATGGCAGCGGCTACTTTCTTGTCGCGTCCATTATTTGTGAAAGGCAAGGGATGGACCATCAAGAACTTGGATCAGCAAAAGAAAGATTCTATCACTGCGGCAATCCTGATTTTTGTGATCAGTCGCGTGATTATGGCGGTAGCCGCAGGCGCTCTTTTTTATGACGGCAGGCAAGTCACCAAAGTTATAGACATGGCCAACACACTGGAGCCTGTGGCTGGCAAATGGGCGGTTACGATCTTCTTTTGTGGTGCCTTAAGTGCTGGGCTGTCTTCGATATTCCCTTGCTTGTTAATTGCTCCATTGCTCATCGCTGATTATCAATCTGGAATCTTAGACACGAATTCCACACGCTTTAGAGTTATTACTGCGATCGCCTGTCTGGTGGCATTGATCGGGCCTGCCTTTGGAGCCAATCCCATTCAAATTCAAATATTAAGTCAGGTGTTCAATGTTTTTGTTTTACCAATTGTAGTTTTGGGAATCATTCTCATGTTGAGTAATAAGAAGGTGATGAAAGACTATAAAACCAGTCTTGGAGTGTATGTGGGAATATATGCTGCGTTGTTTTTTTCATTGGTAATATCCTACAACGGCGTGGCAGCACTTTTAACTTATTTTGAATAA
- a CDS encoding FadR/GntR family transcriptional regulator, producing MKISLIDQQANRVLQNEVICKIRDLINTRNLERGDKLPSERTMSEKFMVKRNHVREAIRKLEFYGMLKSVSQSGTILAIGLTGFNGMVDEIVSMDAPAFKELVETRISLELEMVGLAAARRSTADLEKIKNALEAFKVKMARGEDYLEEDLLFHLAIAKASKNSTMVSLMLLLTPPILSTYERETVCEGDEAKSEIKKHEDVYLAIKSGDSEQATEMMKKHFFKLSEYLKSRD from the coding sequence GTGAAAATAAGTTTGATAGATCAGCAGGCGAATAGGGTATTACAGAATGAAGTGATCTGTAAAATCCGAGACCTGATCAACACTAGAAATTTGGAGCGAGGAGATAAACTACCTTCAGAACGGACGATGTCTGAAAAGTTTATGGTCAAGAGAAATCATGTACGAGAGGCCATCCGAAAATTGGAGTTTTATGGGATGCTCAAATCAGTTTCTCAAAGTGGGACGATCCTGGCTATTGGGCTGACCGGCTTCAACGGAATGGTGGATGAGATTGTATCGATGGATGCCCCTGCTTTCAAAGAATTGGTAGAAACGAGAATTTCTTTAGAACTGGAGATGGTGGGTTTGGCTGCTGCAAGACGTTCAACCGCTGACTTAGAAAAGATTAAAAATGCACTCGAGGCCTTTAAAGTCAAGATGGCTCGTGGTGAAGATTATTTGGAAGAAGATCTGTTGTTTCATTTAGCTATAGCTAAAGCAAGTAAGAACAGTACGATGGTTTCACTCATGCTTTTATTGACTCCTCCCATATTATCAACATATGAGAGAGAAACAGTTTGTGAAGGCGATGAAGCAAAGTCTGAAATTAAAAAGCATGAAGATGTTTATTTAGCCATCAAATCAGGTGACTCCGAGCAGGCTACAGAGATGATGAAAAAGCATTTTTTCAAGTTGTCTGAGTATTTAAAAAGTCGAGATTAA
- a CDS encoding DUF7009 family protein has product MKIRINGNFVRLRLSQSEVDQFASKGQVGDAIQFGNRSLTYQLVSSQQDEVSVDFDGANISVQVPKNLGSRWTDTDLVGFENADQTHVRILVEKDFQCLHKRPGEDESDNFPNPAAD; this is encoded by the coding sequence ATGAAAATCAGAATCAACGGGAATTTCGTAAGGCTGAGACTAAGCCAAAGTGAAGTAGATCAATTTGCGTCCAAAGGCCAGGTCGGTGATGCCATTCAGTTTGGCAACAGGTCACTCACTTATCAACTGGTGTCGTCCCAACAAGATGAAGTGTCAGTAGATTTTGATGGTGCTAATATTTCTGTCCAAGTTCCAAAAAATTTGGGTTCGCGATGGACCGATACTGATTTGGTTGGATTTGAAAATGCCGACCAAACCCATGTCAGAATATTAGTAGAAAAAGATTTTCAGTGCCTGCACAAACGACCTGGTGAAGATGAATCAGACAACTTTCCCAACCCTGCGGCTGATTAA
- the fdhD gene encoding formate dehydrogenase accessory sulfurtransferase FdhD, whose product MSTVGIATSEILKIKNGENELTNDLLVKEEPLEIRIGYGGETKRLEFSLAVTMRTPGADEELARGFLLSEGIIKSPADILSAKYCMQAKQPENTLKVELKNDLAVDPDKFKRNFYSTSSCGVCGKAALEALNYEIPQSNQTPLSVSQDVIQSLTNKLTAHQNTFKYTGGLHAAALFDLQGNLLMLREDIGRHNALDKIIGVSTLNQIDLSDKILWLSGRLGFEMIQKSAMVGIRIIVALGAPSSLAVDLCLQQNITLIGFLKKDSFNIYSGKENVILNS is encoded by the coding sequence ATGAGCACGGTAGGTATAGCCACATCTGAAATATTAAAAATAAAAAATGGTGAAAATGAGCTCACTAATGACTTGCTGGTCAAAGAAGAACCTTTAGAAATTAGAATCGGCTATGGAGGAGAAACTAAAAGATTGGAGTTTTCGCTTGCAGTAACTATGCGAACGCCGGGAGCAGACGAAGAACTAGCCAGAGGCTTTTTGCTTTCGGAGGGAATTATAAAATCTCCAGCAGATATCTTATCTGCTAAATACTGCATGCAAGCAAAGCAACCTGAGAACACACTCAAAGTTGAGTTGAAAAATGACTTGGCGGTTGACCCTGACAAATTCAAAAGAAATTTTTATTCCACGTCAAGCTGTGGAGTATGCGGAAAGGCGGCATTAGAAGCATTAAACTATGAGATTCCGCAATCCAACCAGACACCACTTTCAGTTTCTCAGGATGTCATTCAATCTCTCACAAATAAACTAACAGCGCATCAGAATACCTTCAAGTACACCGGAGGACTACATGCAGCAGCCTTGTTTGACTTGCAAGGCAATTTACTCATGCTACGAGAGGATATTGGCAGACACAATGCCTTAGACAAAATCATAGGCGTGAGTACTCTAAATCAGATTGACTTATCTGACAAGATTCTGTGGCTCAGTGGACGATTAGGTTTTGAAATGATTCAGAAGTCAGCGATGGTGGGTATTAGAATTATTGTAGCATTGGGAGCACCGTCGAGTCTTGCCGTTGACTTGTGCCTACAGCAGAACATTACCCTCATTGGTTTCTTAAAAAAGGATTCTTTCAATATTTACTCAGGAAAAGAAAATGTAATTTTGAATTCTTAA
- a CDS encoding YciI family protein, whose protein sequence is MYIISLTYKVPIENIDQYLDDHVNYLNDQYEQGNFLMSGKKVPRTGGVILANANNRDEISQILAQDPFYQHQLADYEVVEFVPSKSVKELEYLLD, encoded by the coding sequence ATGTATATCATATCCCTGACTTACAAAGTTCCGATAGAAAATATAGATCAATATTTGGATGATCATGTCAACTATTTGAATGACCAATATGAACAAGGAAATTTTCTAATGTCAGGAAAGAAAGTGCCTAGAACTGGAGGAGTCATATTGGCTAATGCCAACAACAGAGATGAAATTTCGCAAATCCTTGCGCAGGACCCATTTTACCAACACCAGTTGGCTGATTATGAGGTCGTCGAGTTTGTACCTTCTAAATCTGTAAAGGAACTGGAGTATTTATTAGACTGA
- a CDS encoding MoaD/ThiS family protein, with protein sequence MSEIQIKVVAFGIARDIIGGRELDLTLEQGTKAHEAMHVLKSQYPGFEQLTSLNLAINEEYVDDNHTIKEGDELVLIPPVSGG encoded by the coding sequence ATGAGTGAAATTCAAATTAAAGTGGTGGCATTCGGAATTGCTAGAGATATCATAGGCGGCAGAGAGCTTGATTTGACTTTGGAGCAAGGCACAAAGGCGCATGAGGCCATGCATGTATTGAAATCTCAGTATCCAGGATTTGAGCAATTGACTTCTCTCAATTTGGCTATCAATGAAGAATACGTAGATGACAATCATACCATCAAAGAAGGAGATGAATTGGTGCTCATTCCACCCGTAAGCGGAGGTTGA
- a CDS encoding molybdenum cofactor biosynthesis protein MoaE: MIEITDKKIDVAVLIAAVAHDGAGATDVFIGTTRNKTSEKAVVKLEFEAYEPMAIKELQKIVDRAKSQWPILKYAISHRVGVVEIGEEAVVIAVSTPHRQAAFESCKFIIDELKKTVPIWKKEIFEDGDVWVAAHP; the protein is encoded by the coding sequence ATGATAGAAATCACAGACAAGAAAATCGACGTAGCCGTACTTATTGCTGCTGTTGCTCATGACGGTGCTGGAGCCACTGATGTATTTATTGGAACTACTAGGAATAAAACATCGGAAAAGGCTGTAGTAAAACTAGAATTTGAAGCTTATGAACCAATGGCGATCAAAGAACTTCAAAAGATTGTAGACCGGGCTAAATCCCAATGGCCGATTCTTAAATATGCGATTTCTCACAGAGTTGGAGTGGTGGAGATAGGAGAGGAAGCCGTGGTGATCGCCGTTTCCACGCCGCATAGACAGGCTGCATTTGAGTCATGCAAGTTCATTATTGATGAACTCAAAAAGACTGTTCCAATCTGGAAAAAGGAAATCTTTGAAGATGGTGACGTATGGGTGGCCGCTCATCCTTAG
- a CDS encoding NTP transferase domain-containing protein yields MEKKTLDTMVKKHQKHAKLTRPALGHFGRNELAILGIPCGEIKKLARTISEQLSSRHKIAYVDADHKSADDESNLEGSSLAYGNQLEYVDKIDFHRFDQMGEFNSFDYKKKFIDQDLVLVNGNHFEGNQQILVIDSRKSLEKKLHKLTQVGLILFQEGESDIPDYLQAHISNWNEIPQLSIGDTKSIVSWISKTLENNLPAIHGLVLAGGQSTRMKRDKSEINYFGKGQKDYMYDLLANVSDQAYYSVRQDQATADSTNEVVDTFTGLGPYGAILSAFRTNPNAAWLVTACDQPFITKETLELLISKRNPSKAATAFYNPETEFPEPLITLWEPRAYSHLLHFLSLGYSCPRKVLINTDIEIVHLDDPSVLKNVNTPEEYEEAIKILG; encoded by the coding sequence GTGGAAAAAAAGACTTTAGATACGATGGTTAAGAAACACCAAAAGCACGCAAAACTAACAAGGCCAGCATTAGGTCATTTTGGACGAAACGAATTGGCCATTTTGGGAATACCCTGTGGTGAGATCAAAAAATTAGCTCGGACAATCAGTGAGCAACTTTCTTCTCGTCATAAAATTGCCTATGTCGACGCGGACCATAAAAGTGCAGATGATGAATCAAACCTTGAGGGCAGTTCACTGGCCTACGGCAATCAGCTGGAATATGTGGACAAAATAGATTTTCACCGATTTGATCAAATGGGTGAATTCAATTCATTTGATTACAAAAAGAAATTCATTGATCAGGATTTGGTGCTTGTCAATGGGAATCACTTTGAAGGCAATCAACAAATTCTGGTCATTGACTCCCGAAAATCACTTGAGAAAAAATTGCACAAGCTCACGCAAGTAGGGTTAATTCTGTTTCAAGAGGGTGAATCTGATATTCCAGACTACCTACAAGCGCATATATCAAATTGGAACGAAATTCCTCAATTATCCATTGGGGATACAAAGTCCATTGTCTCCTGGATAAGCAAAACATTAGAAAACAACTTGCCGGCTATCCATGGCCTTGTATTAGCTGGTGGACAAAGCACCCGCATGAAGCGAGACAAAAGTGAAATCAATTACTTTGGTAAAGGCCAAAAGGATTATATGTATGACTTGTTAGCGAATGTGTCTGACCAGGCCTATTACTCGGTACGTCAAGATCAGGCAACGGCTGATTCGACTAATGAAGTGGTAGATACTTTTACAGGACTAGGGCCATATGGCGCCATCTTATCCGCTTTTAGAACCAATCCAAACGCTGCTTGGCTGGTTACGGCTTGCGATCAGCCTTTTATTACCAAAGAGACATTGGAATTGTTGATTTCGAAAAGGAACCCGTCTAAGGCAGCTACTGCTTTCTACAATCCTGAAACAGAATTTCCAGAGCCATTGATTACACTTTGGGAACCTAGAGCCTATTCGCATCTGTTGCACTTTCTAAGTTTAGGATACTCTTGCCCGCGAAAAGTATTGATTAATACGGATATTGAAATTGTACATCTGGACGACCCGAGTGTATTGAAAAATGTCAACACACCGGAAGAGTATGAAGAAGCAATAAAAATATTGGGGTAG
- the moaC gene encoding cyclic pyranopterin monophosphate synthase MoaC, whose product MKNNKFSHIDSGNNPAMVNVSDKQVTARTATARSTVQLTKEIMSGLEQGEIHSKKGPVFQTAIIAGTMAAKKTGELIPLCHPIGLDGCDFTINVKGLEVEIECTATIAAKTGVEMEALTGASLAALTIYDMCKALSHNIVIKETRLIAKTGGKKDFRYDG is encoded by the coding sequence ATGAAAAACAACAAATTTTCTCATATAGATTCTGGCAACAATCCCGCAATGGTCAACGTTTCTGACAAGCAAGTAACAGCGCGTACGGCCACGGCCAGAAGTACGGTTCAATTGACCAAAGAAATTATGTCAGGGTTGGAACAAGGAGAGATTCACTCTAAAAAAGGCCCTGTTTTTCAAACGGCCATCATAGCCGGAACGATGGCTGCGAAAAAAACTGGTGAATTGATCCCACTATGTCATCCCATTGGTTTGGATGGATGCGATTTCACCATCAATGTGAAAGGATTGGAAGTAGAAATAGAATGTACAGCAACTATCGCAGCCAAAACGGGAGTAGAGATGGAAGCTCTCACTGGGGCATCCTTAGCAGCACTCACCATTTATGATATGTGTAAGGCGCTGTCGCACAATATTGTTATTAAAGAAACCAGATTAATTGCAAAGACAGGTGGAAAAAAAGACTTTAGATACGATGGTTAA